GCCTGAACCGTCTTGTCCCAGCCCGGAAAACATCTCAATGGAGCGTGGAATTTGATCATCTGAATCCGGGTTCATCAGGCCGGACCAGACAGGTCCCGTAATAAATATACCCGTGATCCGTTCCGCATGCTTGCGGTCTTTGGGATGGGCCACCGTAAGTGTTCGTTCATATTGATCGATTGCAGCCAGCCTGTACCAAGGAATTCCTGTCAGTGCTTCGATGGATTGATATAAAGCAAGCCTTGACGTAAATAATGTGGCTAGAGATTGTGAAGCATTCGCTTTAGCTTTCGGGGTACTTCGGGAAGACGATGGCTGTAAGTCCTCGTCAAAGGCATGAGCAGGAAGCGGACAGGATGTTGTTAGTGTAATAGCACATAACAGCAGTAATAACAGACGAATAGCACGGGCTGTCCGTATAGGGTGAGACATTTGAACCGACCTCCTTTAGAGGGCTTGAATCGCCCGGGTAAATTCTAGCCCCGCAATCCATGGCATGAGCAGAAGCGCTTTGGTTTAGATTGAGCGATAACCGTTACTTTTATCCATATCAAGAATTTACTTTTCCGGCATCAATGTCATATCAAAAAGGGAACAATGAATGGAGGTTTTTCCATCGCTTTCATGCTATAATGTATGGCAATGAAAGCTTAAGCTCATCAGAAAGAAGGTCTATGCCATTGTCTAGAAAAGTGAAGGAAGCAAAACCCGACTGGATTCGTATTAAACTTACGACAGGCGACAACTATCAGGATATCAAGAACATGATGCGTTCCAAGACATTACATACCGTATGTGAGGAGGCACGATGCCCTAATATTTATGAATGCTGGGCCAACAGGACAGCGACATTTATGATTTTGGGAGATATTTGTACGCGTGCGTGCCGTTTTTGCGCAGTGAACACGGGAATGCCTACGGAACTGGACTTGCAGGAGCCTGAACGCGTTGCGGAAGCAGCTGAAAACATGAACTTGAAGCACTGTGTCGTAACCAGTGTGGCTCGTGACGATTTGAAGGATGGGGGCGCTACTATATTTGCAGAAACGGTTCGGGCCATTCGCCGCCGAGTACCTTTTTGCAGTATAGAAGTATTGATTCCCGATTTTATGGGCGATATTGAATCGCTGCGGATCGTCATGGATGCCAAGCCGGATATTTTGAATCATAATATTGAAACAGTGGAGCGCATGTCGGATAAAGTGCGGGCCAAGGCGAAATATCGCCGCTCCCTGGAGCTGCTCCAACGTGCGAAGCAATTGAATCCGTCCATTCCGACCAAATCAAGCATCATGCTGGGTGTCGGGGAAGAGTGGGACGAGATCTTGCAAGCCATGGATGATCTGCGTAAAATTGATTGTGATATTTTGACAATTGGACAATATTTGCAACCGTCCGAGAAGCATTTGTATGTGCAAAAATATTATCCACCGGAAGATTTTGCGAAGTTAAAGGAAGAGGGATTACAGCGGGGATTCAGCCACGTCGAATCTGGTCCGATGGTCCGCAGCTCCTACCAAGCGCATGAGCAGGTGAAGTCCGCCGCTCAGCATAAGGAAGAAAGCGCCCTTTCGCAGGCTTGATCCGGGAAAGGCGGTTAGATTAGCTTGTTTCAAATCGGTGGTAAAAACTATGAAGTGTTGCAAGATCACAAGAACGGGTGGAATCCCGAAGCATTTCGTGATCGATACAGTGAAGTGCTGGATCGCTATGATTATATTATTGGTGATTGGGGCTATAATCAGCTGCGTCTGAAGGGTTTTTATAGAGAAGGGCACCCTAAAGCAAATAAGGACACATCCATAGTGGTACTGGACGATTATATTAATGAATACTGCAATTTCGGTTGTGCCTATTTTGTGCTGCAAAAAAGCCGTGAAGTGCTCATCAAGAACGGAAGCAATGATGAATCCATTGCCCCGGATATCCAACAGCTGGTAGATGCTCAAAAGGAACAAGCGGACACGTTAGAAACTGAAGAGCAGCAAGAAAAATTGCAACATACAGCTGTAGAACGGGAATGGATGCAATCGCAGCAGGATTCCACAATACCGGAGGAGCCGCCAACGGAGCAAGCACGAGAAGCCCGTGAACCACGCGAATTGCAACGTCAGGAATCGAAGGAAGCCCAGGAAGCACGTGAGCGTCAGCCACGTGAAGCTCGGGAAAGTCGTCCACCCAGAGAAGGTCGTGAAGGAAGCCGGCAGCGTGAGTCACGTGAAACCCGTGAATGGCGTCAGCCGAGAGAACCACGTGAAGCAAAGGATGGACGTAATCCGGGAGAAGGGCAGCAGGCTCGGGAGCCACGGAGGCAACGTCCGCAGCAAGGGAATTTCGACAAAAAGGAATCCCGTGGATCACGCTTTGAGCGTCAATCCAAGGAAAACAGGGAGGGGCGTCAATCCCGTGTTTCACGAGACTCCGATGGCCAACGTCAGACGGGATCTGCTGTCAGAGTCGAAAAAGCTGAGATCAGCAAAAAGAATAAAACATTCATAGCTCCACAACAAAACGGTTCCTGAGTTTCAGGAACCGTTTTGTTTGTAAGTAAGCCTTTGTACATTAATCCAATAAAAAAGAGCCGACTTCGGCTCTTTTACAGATTCTAATTGAGAAAAGCGTTGCGTACCCGATCCCAAAAGGGAAAAGGGCGGTAACGAGCGAAGCTGATTTTCTGACTCGAGACCTGACAGCGAACAGAGATCAGATCATCCACAGGAAAGTTCAGGTGATCTACCGTCAATAAAAGACGCTGTTCCTTTCGCGAAAAAATATCACAATGGTGGTGTTTGGGCAGGAGCAAGGGCGATCCCAGCGTCCGATATACACGGTTATTAATGGAAGCGATCTCCGTTAATTGCAAGGCTTCAATGGTGGGGTGAACCATCGCTCCGCCGAGTGCTTTATTATAGGCAGTCGTTCCGGAGGGCGTCGAAACGCATATGCCGTCACCACGGAACATTTCAAAAGTAATATCGTTAATATCTACCTGGGCAACAACAGTACCATCTACGCCTTTTAACGTGAATTCATTCAAGGCGATAAAAGAGGCATTTCCAGACTTTTTGTGAATCTCCAATTCAATCAGCGGATACTTGACGATTCTCGGGTTAAGCAACCCCTCAGATTCGCCTTGGCTCATCAGCTCGATCAGCTCCTCCAGCTCGTCCGCACGCCAATCAGCGTAAAAACCCAGATGACCGGTATGTACACCAACAAAGGCAATATCCGGAATTCGGTCGATGAAGGTATGAAACGCATGCAGCATCGTACCATCGCCTCCAATAGACACGACGATTTCCGGCGATTCGGCATCCAGCTTGAAATTCTTTTGTTGGGCAAGACGGTGAAATTGCTGGCTCAAGTCCATGGAGTGCTGATCCCCGCGATCCAGAACATAATATCTCAAGATGAAAAGCTCCTTTGTCATGGGTATATACCGATCATAATCAATTATGAGCAAGAACACAATCGTTCATTGCCTGTACGCCCTTTTCCACCACGCGAATAAGTGACTTGTACCGACGCTCAAGCAGGAGAGAACCAGCATCCCTACCAGCAGGCAGGCAAGGAGCAGAAGGCTTTGCAACAGCATCGTAGACGAAAAGCCAGGGGACCATGTAATGTCATATATCGGATGAAACACGGGCGAGCTTCCTTGGCCCATTAGTGGACGCCATAACAGAAGAGCGAGCAGTGCTGAGATGACACCATGCGCAGCCCGTGCCAGCAAGAATGGCATATACCGTAGATTCGTCATATTTAAAATACTTGCGACCTGCGCATGAACGGACAGTCCCCCCCAGGAGAGAACAAAGGCTGCTGCGGCCACTTTGAACGGCAACGCCGCTCCTGTGGCTTCACCTGCGGCTTGCGCTCCTAACGTGACCTCGAAAATACCGCCCACAATAGACTCCGTTAACGTAGGAGGAAGACCGCATACAGTCAATAAGCTCGCCGTAAGCAGACGAAGGCCGCTCATTAAACCTGAGTTCGTCAAAGCCTCCAGAATAACGCAGAAGAATACAACCAGCCCTCCTACGACAATAATAAGGCGTAGAGAGGAAGTAATCGCCTGACGGAGCAGCTCGCCAAACGGTCGCCCGTCTTCCAAGCGCGCTGCATGCATGGCATACAGGGCTTGACGCAGCTGCCCGGGCTGTCGTGCTGGGGATGTGCTTGTCTTTACATCCGAGGTGCTACCGGACGCTGGTTCAGGTTGCCTGCTATGAATATCAGCATCCCCTGAACGGGTACCATGAAAGCGCATGAGCAGGCCGATGAGCAGTACACCACCGTAATGGGCTGCACCCAGTACGAGTGCAATTTCTGGCTGATGGAAGAAGCCGACGGAAACCGCACCGATCAGAAAGATGGGATCAGAGGAAGTCGTAAATGCGACCAAACGCTCTCCTTCAATGCGAGTAATCCATCGTTGTTCCCACAGCTTGGCTGTTAATTTGGCCCCTATCGGGTAGCCGGATGCACAGCTGACTGCAGCGACGAAGCCTCCGCAGCCAGGTACACGGAAAAGAGGCTGCATCAGCGGGTCTAGCAGCGCACCAATGAAATGAACAATTCCGAAACCGAGGAGTAGCTCGGAAATCACAAAAAACGGGAATAAAGAAGGAAACAGCACGTCCCACCAGATGGCAAGACCACGCAGCCCGGCATTCAGCGAAGATTGCGGATATGCGGCCATAAGCACAAATAGGGACAGCAGTATAAGGATGAGCAAAGGAAGCGAGTAACGACGGTACAGCGACATAGAGGCCCCTCCTTTGGAGTTGTACTATTATTCCTATGTCGGGGAAGGACAAAGAGTACAAAAAAGTAAAGAAAGCGATTGCATGAAAAGCTGTATTTTTGTAAAGAGTATGTTAAAATAGGAAAACAACGATCCATAACCTTAAGGATGGAGTGATCAGGATGAGTATCGTTGCCGGCTTGCTTGTATGTGCTTTTGTGTATGTTATTCGTGTCTCTCGCGTCCATCCCGGTGAAGAGGATTGGCGAAGCTATTAGTTATAATTTGTTGTATTGATAACTGACGGTGCTATATATAACCAAACAAACCTGTCTTCATATTTCAAATGATAAGATGACGCTTATTTTAGCGTCATTTTTTGTTTTTTGTTATAATACGGGTGTATATTTATTACCATAGGACAGAAAGTTGGGGGAAAAGTGAATCCTGGCCTGAGCATTTATGACAATCTTGGGGGTGCGGAAGGTATTCGTGCTATCATTGAGGCCTTCTACCCGAGAGTTTATAAAGATCCGTTGTTAAGTCCCCTGTTCCCTGAAGACATGGAACCGGTCAAGGAAAAACAGTTCATGTTCCTGAGCCAGTTTTTTGGTGGACCATCCCTGTTTTCCGATGCATATGGTCATCCGATGTTACGTGCCAGACATATGAAGTTTCCCGTAACGGAGGAGCGAGCAGAGGCGTGGCTGTCTTGTATGGCAGGTGCGTTAACGGATGTGGGCATTGAGGAGCCGCTTCGTTCAATCATACTTAACCGTTTGTCCGGTCCTGCGCATCATTTTGTAAATACCCCGTAAGCTTACGGGGATTTCCGAATTTTGGAGAGGGTTGTAAACACATTGGAAATTGAACCGTTATATCAGATTAAGATCGTTTGTCCGCACTGTGAACAGGAATTTAAGACCTCCCGTGTCAGACCAAGCCTGAAAAAGGCCATTCGTACGGATTCAGACTTTTGTGCGTATTACAAAAATGAAAATCCCGACTTTTACGTCGTTCGGGTTTGTCCTCATTGCGGATTTACCTCGACAGAGCATTCTACCGTTCAGCTGAGTGATCAGCAAACCAAGCTATTCAAGGAAAAAATTGGTAATCGGTGGCAGTCTCGTGAATATAGCGGTCACCGTAGCTGGGAAGATGCGTTAGAAACGTATAAACTGGGTCTACTCTGTGCGCAGGTTATCGGAGAAAAGGAACGGGTCATAGCTAGTTTATTGCAGCATATCGCATGGATGTACCGTTATCGTGGAAATGAGGAGCAGGAGCTTCGTTTTCTCCAATTTAGTCTGGATTCTTATATCCGGGTCTATGAGCTGGAAGGTGTCGGAGCGAATAATGCCAAGCTGCTCTATCTGATTGGAGAATTGCATCGGCGTACAGGTAATTTTCACGAAGCGGTACGCTGGTTTTCGCGTGTCATTAATGATAAGAAAATTATGGATGCGGCGATGATCCGGGCTTCCCGTGAACAATGGGCTGTACTGCGAGAGCAAATGCTGGCTAAGGATATCAGTTTGCCAGAGGAAATGCAGGACGCAAGCTCTTCTTAAGAAAAGAAAGGTGTGTACTATGGCCGCTTCAGGCTCATGGTTCACACCTTGTTTGTACAACGGGTTATCTTGTCTTGCAACTGCCAACGGCCTCATGAATTAATGATGGCGGAGTGTGGTGTCTGACAGCAAATAATCGGCATCACAATCCACCAAAGTTATCTTGTTATGGCAGCATGGGAACACAAGCAGCTTTTTCATACCTTCATGGATGAGCTTAAGCTCTTTTGGCTTCAGGGGCAGCAAAACATTCTCATGATCGCAAAACGGACAAGACTGTACATATACGTCCCCCATGACAATGTCGTAAGGCCAGGTTTTATGAAAAGGGATC
This DNA window, taken from Paenibacillus kribbensis, encodes the following:
- the lipA gene encoding lipoyl synthase, with product MSRKVKEAKPDWIRIKLTTGDNYQDIKNMMRSKTLHTVCEEARCPNIYECWANRTATFMILGDICTRACRFCAVNTGMPTELDLQEPERVAEAAENMNLKHCVVTSVARDDLKDGGATIFAETVRAIRRRVPFCSIEVLIPDFMGDIESLRIVMDAKPDILNHNIETVERMSDKVRAKAKYRRSLELLQRAKQLNPSIPTKSSIMLGVGEEWDEILQAMDDLRKIDCDILTIGQYLQPSEKHLYVQKYYPPEDFAKLKEEGLQRGFSHVESGPMVRSSYQAHEQVKSAAQHKEESALSQA
- a CDS encoding YutD family protein, which translates into the protein MFQIGGKNYEVLQDHKNGWNPEAFRDRYSEVLDRYDYIIGDWGYNQLRLKGFYREGHPKANKDTSIVVLDDYINEYCNFGCAYFVLQKSREVLIKNGSNDESIAPDIQQLVDAQKEQADTLETEEQQEKLQHTAVEREWMQSQQDSTIPEEPPTEQAREAREPRELQRQESKEAQEARERQPREARESRPPREGREGSRQRESRETREWRQPREPREAKDGRNPGEGQQAREPRRQRPQQGNFDKKESRGSRFERQSKENREGRQSRVSRDSDGQRQTGSAVRVEKAEISKKNKTFIAPQQNGS
- a CDS encoding NAD kinase, producing the protein MRYYVLDRGDQHSMDLSQQFHRLAQQKNFKLDAESPEIVVSIGGDGTMLHAFHTFIDRIPDIAFVGVHTGHLGFYADWRADELEELIELMSQGESEGLLNPRIVKYPLIELEIHKKSGNASFIALNEFTLKGVDGTVVAQVDINDITFEMFRGDGICVSTPSGTTAYNKALGGAMVHPTIEALQLTEIASINNRVYRTLGSPLLLPKHHHCDIFSRKEQRLLLTVDHLNFPVDDLISVRCQVSSQKISFARYRPFPFWDRVRNAFLN
- the ylbJ gene encoding sporulation integral membrane protein YlbJ, which gives rise to MSLYRRYSLPLLILILLSLFVLMAAYPQSSLNAGLRGLAIWWDVLFPSLFPFFVISELLLGFGIVHFIGALLDPLMQPLFRVPGCGGFVAAVSCASGYPIGAKLTAKLWEQRWITRIEGERLVAFTTSSDPIFLIGAVSVGFFHQPEIALVLGAAHYGGVLLIGLLMRFHGTRSGDADIHSRQPEPASGSTSDVKTSTSPARQPGQLRQALYAMHAARLEDGRPFGELLRQAITSSLRLIIVVGGLVVFFCVILEALTNSGLMSGLRLLTASLLTVCGLPPTLTESIVGGIFEVTLGAQAAGEATGAALPFKVAAAAFVLSWGGLSVHAQVASILNMTNLRYMPFLLARAAHGVISALLALLLWRPLMGQGSSPVFHPIYDITWSPGFSSTMLLQSLLLLACLLVGMLVLSCLSVGTSHLFAWWKRAYRQ
- a CDS encoding globin → MNPGLSIYDNLGGAEGIRAIIEAFYPRVYKDPLLSPLFPEDMEPVKEKQFMFLSQFFGGPSLFSDAYGHPMLRARHMKFPVTEERAEAWLSCMAGALTDVGIEEPLRSIILNRLSGPAHHFVNTP
- a CDS encoding DUF2225 domain-containing protein; its protein translation is MEIEPLYQIKIVCPHCEQEFKTSRVRPSLKKAIRTDSDFCAYYKNENPDFYVVRVCPHCGFTSTEHSTVQLSDQQTKLFKEKIGNRWQSREYSGHRSWEDALETYKLGLLCAQVIGEKERVIASLLQHIAWMYRYRGNEEQELRFLQFSLDSYIRVYELEGVGANNAKLLYLIGELHRRTGNFHEAVRWFSRVINDKKIMDAAMIRASREQWAVLREQMLAKDISLPEEMQDASSS